The Vicia villosa cultivar HV-30 ecotype Madison, WI linkage group LG1, Vvil1.0, whole genome shotgun sequence genome includes a region encoding these proteins:
- the LOC131627919 gene encoding protein FLX-like 4 — MRHSHGSYPPQLLENKLAHQEAEIERISGDNHRLSITHRALRDALVDAAQDVQKIKSHIRSTQTESDIQIRVLLDKMAKMEVEIRGGDVVKKELQEAHMEAQSLAASRQELRSQIQLARQELKMVVGDVERIPDLQAEFEGLMQEHIMIRDTFDYEKSKNVELVDQLKAKEKKVIAMAREVEMLRSEILNAEKRINASNMYGAAPPVDGNGPFLDPYGRAHGQMAFGQVGESMVPVGGSNGVAVVNSADGSGAGWAGQYDPSIAGR, encoded by the exons ATGAGACACAGTCACGGTTCATATCCTCCACAACTATTGGAAAACAAACTCGCTCATCAAGAAGCCGAAATCGAGAGAATCTCCGGCGACAATCACAGATTATCAATCACACATAGAGCCTTAAGAGACGCACTCGTTGATGCTGCACAAGATGTGCAAAAGATAAAATCACACATTAGAAGCACTCAGACTGAGAGTGAtattcagattagggttttgcttGATAAGATGGCGAAAATGGAGGTTGAGATTAGAGGTGGTGATGTTGTCAAGAAGGAGCTTCAAGAGGCGCATATGGAGGCGCAGAGTTTGGCGGCATCTAGGCAGGAATTGAGGTCGCAAATTCAGTTGGCGAGGCAGGAATTGAAGATGGTTGTTGGTGATGTTGAAAGGATACCTGATTTGCAGGCTGAATTTGAGGGGTTAATGCAAGAGCATATAATGATTCG TGACACATTCGACTATGAAAAGAGCAAAAATGTCGAGCTAGTAGATCAATTGAAAGCGAAAGAGAAGAAAGTAATAGCCATGGCAAGAGAAGTTGAAATGTTACGATCTGAGATTTTGAATGCTGAGAAAAGAATAAATG CATCAAATATGTATGGAGCTGCTCCCCCGGTAGATGGCAATGGTCCCTTTCTCGATCCCTACGGGAGAGCTCATGGTCAGATGGCTTTTGGTCAAGTAGGAGAATCTATGGTGCCGGTTGGTGGCAGCAATGGAGTAGCAGTTGTAAATAGTGCTGATGGTAGCGGTGCTGGTTGGGCGGGTCAATATGATCCCTCAATCGCTGGGAGGTGA